The genomic DNA AAAATCCCTCCTATTTAGACTATTGACCGCGTCCGTTAGCACTCACTCATATCGAGTGCTAATCGCTAATACAAAAATACCAAACCGACAAGACGATTGTCAAGTCAGTTCAGTATCTTAAGTACTGCTATTTCGTCACAGGCGTGCTGCTTCGGGCAATGAATGCAGTCCGTCCAGACTTTCTCCGGAAAAATATCCTTCTCTACGACGGTAAACCCGTTTTTCAAGAAAAAAGAAACTTCATAAGTCAGCGCCATAACCTTCGGTATGCCGAGGCCCTTTGCTTCCTCTAGCAGCTGCTCCACAAGCAGAGAGCCGAGACCGCGCCCCTTGTATCCTTCTGCTATACCCAGCGACCGGATTTCTACGAGCTCTTCGCCTAATCGGCAGAGGGATCCGCAGCCAACGACGTTGCCGTCAATTTCAGTTACGACGAAATCATTAATCTGCCTGCTCAGCACCTCTCTCGACCGCGGCAGCATGATGCCCCGCTGGGCATACCCATCAATCATTTGAAATAGA from Paenibacillus woosongensis includes the following:
- a CDS encoding N-acetyltransferase; translation: MPAVAVCRRAKLEDVEPLFQMIDGYAQRGIMLPRSREVLSRQINDFVVTEIDGNVVGCGSLCRLGEELVEIRSLGIAEGYKGRGLGSLLVEQLLEEAKGLGIPKVMALTYEVSFFLKNGFTVVEKDIFPEKVWTDCIHCPKQHACDEIAVLKILN